Genomic segment of Nitrospirota bacterium:
CGTGTTGCCGATAATTATCTAACGCAGTTCGGTAAACTTGCACAGGAAGGAAATACGATGATACTGCCGGCAACCCTGAGCGATGTCGGCTCGATGATCTCACTCGCAATGAACGTTATTCAACGTCATGTCACGAGCAGCGCTGACGGAACCAGCAAAACGTAAGGTCAGGGATCAAACCATCGGCCATCATATGTCGGACTGACCCACGTCAGTGCATTCCCGGATTTTTAGGAATTTAATAAGCAGTGAATAAATTAGCATGGGATACGGAAGTGTGGTCGGCCCGCGATAGTCTCTCATTTTCAGTGCTATGGCCTATACCTCATTTCGTAATATGACTATTAAGTCATCTCCGAAAACATAATTTCTTAATTCTATATGAGAGCCTCAGAGCTGCTGTATTATCCTCGCATAAAGATCAGGCAGTCTCTTCGTCAGCTTGTCAGCCCCCGAGACCACCACGTAATTCCCTTTGCCAAAAAGTCCCGGCAGATACTCTCGAGCGTTGCTGTCTACAGTGAGACAGAATGGGATTATACCTTCCCTCTCAGCCTCTTTAATTGCCATGCGCGTGTCCTCCAGCCCGTAGCGTCCCTCGTATGCGTCAAGGTCATTTGGTTTGCCGTCAGAGAGAAGAAATAGTAACCGTACCCTTGAAGTCTCTTTCTGCAATTTGCTTGTTGCGTGCCTTATGGCCGGGCCCATCCTTGTATAGTGGTAGGGTATCAGTGAACCTATACGCTCTCTAACTGTGTTTCCATAGGTCTCGTTGAATCCCTTTATGTGATAGTAGCGGCAGTTCCTGGTCGTCTTGCCTGAAAAACCGTATATCGCGTGCCTGTCCCTGAGCTTACTCATAGCCTCGCACAGGATCACAAGGGCTTCCTTCTCGTGGTCTATGATCCTGTGGTCGCCAACCCATCCGTCAGTTGACATACTTAGATCAACGAGGAACAGCACGGATATGTCACGCTCGTTTCGGGTGTATGTTGCGTAGAGCCTGTCGCTGGGCGTTATGCCTGCTTCATAGTCTGAAAATGCCTCCACTGCGGCGTTAAAATCTATAAAATCTCCATCCAACTGCCTGCTCTTTAGCGTTGCAGCAGGGGTTATCGCCTCGAACTTGAGCGTCACCTCTTTTATCACACCCTTCTTATCTCTCAGAATGGCGTCTACTGCCTCTGCTCCCGCACCAGCCGCTATAAACTCGCTGAGTCTGGAGGCATCCTTAATATATGTACCTTTACGGTAATCCCATTCCGGATATAAGAAAACCTTTTTTGTATCTATTTCCCTTGCTGACGCCGCAGAATAATCATCTGCCTTTTCAATATCTGCATCAAAGACGGATGTTGTCGTTTTCCTGACCTCAGCGGTCGTCAACTCTTCCATGTTGTCGGCCTTCTCGCCTGAATCTTCATCAGGATCGTCATCAAATGGCCGCGTGACATTTACAAAGTCCGCCCATGAGAGAAGTTTGTCATATATGTTTAAGGCAAGGCCCTGTTCGTTCTGCTCTTCATCAACGGTGGTTTTCTTTGCGGCATATCTGTTGCGTTTTTCGGATTTGGTCTCTGATTTTTCTTTAGCAGCCGTCTGCTCCGCGTCAGTAGAGGAAGCATCAGTAGCGTATATCTCCTCATGATTAAAAAAACCTTCTTTTATCCTGCCGGGTATAAGCTTGCCCCACGGGGTAAAAGGCACCATGCCCCTGTATTTTTTCATCAGCAGACCGGCATCCTGCCAGGACTTTTTAATTGCCTGTGCCATCCCGAGGCTGTCTTCAGACCCGGATGATACCTGGACTCCGCTTAAAGTTCCAATGAGCGACTCTTTTAAAAATTCCTCGATCCGCCATTCAGCCCTGTTTGTATGTTGAGGACCGGGACGCCTGCTGAGCAGATATTTAACAATATCCTCCCAATCGCGAAAGACACCTGGATATGCATCTTTAATGAATGAGGTTATCCTGATATTATCTATTATCCAATAGAGGTCAGCAATGAGCCTGTCCTGTTCCAATAACGTGCGGTTTGTGAGTGCGGTCTTCAATGTATTAAGGCGTATCTGGCTGGCAAGAAAAAAGAGGAGGAGCCTGGTAAGTTTCTCCTGCCTTTCCATGTCGGGCATATCAACCATAGAGAGCGGCAGGAATACGGTCTCTCCGTCGCTCCATCCGAATCCATGATCAGTGAGTATTGCAGGGTGCGCCATCTTATTCAGGGTTTGAAGGTATGGCCTTGGAGGGGTGTCGCCCTTTATGCAGGCTGCCCGCATAGATTTGCCGGCTGCCATTGAAGCCAGTATGCCGAATCTTCTCAGATGACTGGTAAGAAGAAAGGGGGCCTTGCCGGCCCCCCATTTTTCCATGCGCCTGCTGTAGAGGTACTGTATCGCCTTGTCAATACCTTTTCCAACAAGATGTTCCATCTTAAAAGACGGCTTCTATAATATCCATCATCGTGCGCTGAATCTCCGCATCGTCTGTCAACGGCTGGACGATGGCTGCCTCGCACGCTGCCTTTACCGAAAGGCCGTTTATTATAAGCGTTGCAGCATGCACAAGCATTCTGGTACCGGGATGAGA
This window contains:
- a CDS encoding VWA domain-containing protein, whose amino-acid sequence is MEHLVGKGIDKAIQYLYSRRMEKWGAGKAPFLLTSHLRRFGILASMAAGKSMRAACIKGDTPPRPYLQTLNKMAHPAILTDHGFGWSDGETVFLPLSMVDMPDMERQEKLTRLLLFFLASQIRLNTLKTALTNRTLLEQDRLIADLYWIIDNIRITSFIKDAYPGVFRDWEDIVKYLLSRRPGPQHTNRAEWRIEEFLKESLIGTLSGVQVSSGSEDSLGMAQAIKKSWQDAGLLMKKYRGMVPFTPWGKLIPGRIKEGFFNHEEIYATDASSTDAEQTAAKEKSETKSEKRNRYAAKKTTVDEEQNEQGLALNIYDKLLSWADFVNVTRPFDDDPDEDSGEKADNMEELTTAEVRKTTTSVFDADIEKADDYSAASAREIDTKKVFLYPEWDYRKGTYIKDASRLSEFIAAGAGAEAVDAILRDKKGVIKEVTLKFEAITPAATLKSRQLDGDFIDFNAAVEAFSDYEAGITPSDRLYATYTRNERDISVLFLVDLSMSTDGWVGDHRIIDHEKEALVILCEAMSKLRDRHAIYGFSGKTTRNCRYYHIKGFNETYGNTVRERIGSLIPYHYTRMGPAIRHATSKLQKETSRVRLLFLLSDGKPNDLDAYEGRYGLEDTRMAIKEAEREGIIPFCLTVDSNAREYLPGLFGKGNYVVVSGADKLTKRLPDLYARIIQQL